In one window of Streptomyces roseofulvus DNA:
- the panB gene encoding 3-methyl-2-oxobutanoate hydroxymethyltransferase, whose amino-acid sequence MTLQAASKQSADSTKTLYGGKGSRRLTVHDIAAAKVRGEKWPMLTAYDAMTASVFDEAGIPVILVGDSMGNCHLGYDTTVPVTMDEMTLLSAAVVRGTRRALVVGDLPFGSYQEGPVQALRSATRLVKEAGVQAVKLEGGERSLPQTEMLVQAGIPVMSHLGLTPQSVNTMGYRVQGRSDEGAHRLLRDAKAAQDAGAFALVLELVPAELAAEVTRSLHIPVIGIGAGPDTDAQVLVWTDMAGLTGGKVPRFSKQYANLRETLGDAARAFAEDVAGGAFPAEEHTFH is encoded by the coding sequence ATGACGCTTCAGGCTGCCTCGAAACAGTCCGCCGACAGCACGAAGACGCTGTACGGGGGCAAGGGCTCGCGCCGTCTCACCGTCCACGACATCGCCGCCGCCAAGGTCCGCGGCGAGAAGTGGCCCATGCTCACCGCCTACGACGCCATGACCGCCTCCGTCTTCGACGAGGCCGGCATCCCGGTGATCCTCGTCGGCGACTCCATGGGCAACTGCCACCTCGGCTACGACACCACCGTCCCCGTCACGATGGACGAGATGACGCTGCTCTCCGCCGCCGTCGTCCGGGGCACCAGGCGCGCCCTCGTCGTCGGCGACCTCCCCTTCGGCTCGTACCAGGAAGGGCCCGTCCAGGCCCTGCGCAGCGCGACCCGCCTCGTCAAGGAGGCCGGCGTGCAGGCGGTCAAGCTGGAGGGCGGCGAGCGCTCGCTGCCGCAGACCGAGATGCTGGTCCAGGCCGGCATCCCCGTCATGTCCCACCTCGGCCTCACCCCGCAGTCCGTGAACACCATGGGCTACCGGGTGCAGGGCCGCTCCGACGAGGGCGCGCACCGGCTGCTGCGCGACGCCAAGGCCGCCCAGGACGCGGGCGCCTTCGCGCTCGTCCTGGAGCTGGTCCCGGCCGAGCTGGCCGCCGAGGTCACCCGCTCGCTGCACATCCCGGTCATCGGCATCGGCGCCGGCCCCGACACCGACGCCCAGGTCCTCGTCTGGACCGACATGGCCGGCCTGACCGGCGGCAAGGTGCCGCGCTTCAGCAAGCAGTACGCCAACCTCCGCGAGACGCTCGGCGACGCCGCCCGCGCCTTCGCCGAGGACGTGGCCGGCGGGGCCTTCCCCGCCGAGGAGCACACCTTCCACTAG
- a CDS encoding ATP-binding cassette domain-containing protein: MTRSQTNAVEVRGLVKHFGETRALDGVDLDVREGTVLGVLGPNGAGKTTLVRCLSTLLVPDAGTATVAGYDVVRQPRQLRRTIGLTGQYASVDEKLSGFENLYMIGRLLDLSRTDARRRADEMLERFSLTEAAKRPAMNYSGGMRRRLDLAASMIGQPAVLYLDEPTTGLDPRTRNEVWDEVKRMVSEGVTVLLTTQYMEEAEQLASELTVIDRGKVIAQGEVDELKAKVGGRTLKVRPVDPAQLPAMASALRETGLDGVAGATVVPDEGALYVPILTDQQLTAVVSLLGARGFGIAHIGTHLPSLDEVFLAITGQKTTGSDPSDTISEEVAA, from the coding sequence ATGACGCGATCACAGACCAACGCCGTCGAGGTCCGGGGCCTCGTGAAGCACTTCGGCGAGACCAGGGCCCTCGACGGGGTCGACCTCGACGTGCGGGAGGGGACCGTCCTCGGCGTCCTCGGCCCGAACGGCGCCGGGAAGACCACCCTCGTCCGCTGCCTCTCCACCCTCCTCGTCCCGGACGCCGGGACCGCCACCGTCGCCGGCTACGACGTGGTGCGCCAGCCCCGCCAGCTGCGCCGCACCATCGGCCTCACCGGCCAGTACGCCTCCGTCGACGAGAAGCTCTCCGGCTTCGAGAACCTGTACATGATCGGCCGGCTGCTCGACCTGTCCCGTACGGACGCCCGCCGCCGCGCGGACGAGATGCTGGAGCGCTTCTCCCTCACCGAGGCCGCCAAGCGCCCGGCGATGAACTACTCCGGCGGCATGCGGCGCCGCCTCGACCTCGCCGCCTCGATGATCGGGCAGCCGGCCGTGCTCTACCTGGACGAGCCGACCACCGGCCTCGACCCCCGCACCCGCAACGAGGTGTGGGACGAGGTGAAGCGGATGGTCTCCGAGGGCGTCACCGTCCTCCTCACCACCCAGTACATGGAGGAGGCCGAGCAGCTGGCGAGTGAGCTGACCGTCATCGACCGGGGCAAGGTCATCGCCCAGGGCGAGGTCGACGAGCTCAAGGCGAAGGTCGGCGGCCGGACGCTCAAGGTCCGCCCGGTCGACCCGGCCCAGCTGCCCGCGATGGCCTCCGCGCTCCGCGAGACCGGTCTCGACGGCGTCGCCGGCGCGACCGTGGTGCCCGACGAGGGCGCGCTGTACGTGCCGATCCTCACCGACCAGCAGCTGACCGCCGTCGTCTCGCTGCTCGGCGCGCGCGGCTTCGGCATCGCCCACATCGGCACCCATCTGCCCAGCCTGGACGAGGTGTTCCTGGCCATCACCGGCCAGAAGACCACCGGGTCCGACCCGTCCGACACGATCAGCGAGGAGGTCGCCGCATGA
- a CDS encoding ABC transporter permease has product MSTTTVTKTSAGTSGAPAPGAARPVRTDADGRIGLRANLRHIGALARRNALQIKQDPESMFDAVLMPIIFILLFVYVFGGAIAGKGNNDAYVNYVAPGLMAMMGMNIAMAVGVGINDDFKKGVMDRFRTMPIARSSVLIAKIVVEIGRMLIATAILLGMSFLLGLTIHTSVLHLLAAIGLSMVFGASLMWIFILLGLSLKTAQAVQGMAMLVLMPLQFGSSIFAPTTTMPGWLETFTDYNPLSNLADAARNLINGGAVAHSVWMTLGWSLVITVVTAPLAVAKFRKKT; this is encoded by the coding sequence ATGAGCACGACCACGGTCACCAAGACGTCCGCCGGCACCTCCGGCGCCCCGGCACCCGGTGCGGCCCGGCCGGTCCGCACCGACGCCGACGGCCGGATCGGCCTGCGCGCCAACCTGCGCCACATCGGCGCGCTGGCCCGGCGCAACGCGCTCCAGATCAAGCAGGACCCGGAGTCGATGTTCGACGCCGTGCTCATGCCGATCATCTTCATCCTGCTCTTCGTGTACGTCTTCGGCGGCGCCATCGCCGGCAAGGGCAACAACGACGCCTACGTGAATTACGTGGCGCCCGGCCTGATGGCGATGATGGGCATGAACATCGCCATGGCCGTCGGCGTGGGCATCAACGACGACTTCAAGAAGGGGGTGATGGACCGGTTCCGGACGATGCCGATCGCCCGCTCCTCGGTCCTCATCGCCAAGATCGTCGTCGAGATCGGCCGGATGCTGATCGCCACGGCGATCCTGCTCGGCATGAGCTTCCTGCTCGGCCTGACGATCCACACCTCGGTGCTCCATCTGCTCGCCGCCATCGGCCTGTCGATGGTCTTCGGCGCCTCCCTGATGTGGATCTTCATCCTGCTCGGCCTCAGCCTGAAGACCGCCCAGGCGGTCCAGGGCATGGCGATGCTGGTCCTGATGCCGCTCCAGTTCGGCTCCTCGATCTTCGCGCCGACGACGACGATGCCCGGCTGGCTGGAGACCTTCACGGACTACAACCCGCTCTCCAACCTCGCCGACGCCGCCCGGAACCTGATCAACGGCGGCGCGGTCGCCCACTCCGTGTGGATGACGCTGGGCTGGTCGCTGGTCATCACCGTCGTCACGGCACCGCTCGCGGTGGCCAAGTTCCGCAAGAAGACCTGA
- a CDS encoding AfsR/SARP family transcriptional regulator — protein sequence MRYCLLGPTRVLTADGDELPVGGPRVRALLTTLALRPGRALPVSVLVDEVWFGDEPPADAGGALQALVGRLRKALGRDRIHSADGGYRLGAEREDVDLFRFERLAADGSAALAAGDAGRAAALLDEALGLWAGPALADLPDRHAEAARWEARRRDARRGRLAADLALGRAADALPELTALCAGRPLDEPLQALRIRALRDTGRAAEALAAYEEVRRTLADRLGADPGPELRALHERLLTAEAPASAPARATAPAPAPALAPAPGPGNLRARLTSFVGREEEIAALRQDLGAARLVTLLGPGGAGKTRLSQEAAERAADAWPDGVWVAELAPVRDPETVPEAVLAALGARETVLRGAGAEELRTAGDPLSRLVEFCAGRRMLLLLDNCEHVVGAAARLAESVLARCAGVRILATSREPLGVPGERLRPLGPLPEGTALRLLGERGAAARPGFVVGEDLGAAREVVRRLDGLPLAIELAAARLRVLSVGQIAARLDDRFRLLSSGARTVLPRQQTLRAVVDWSWELLEGPERAVLRRLAVFTGGCDLEAAEAVCAGAEGVDVLDVLGALVDKSLVVSAPEESGMRFRLLETVAEYAGERLDEAGERAAVERAHLTYYRELARTTDPELRGAGQLAAMVRLDAEYGNVRTALARAVAARDEDEALVLVHALLWYWQLRDLRSDALQGVRAVADLGPDPFTPPAAPLVPLHEPCTAAPPPLSEEQRWEARRGVRLVELINMDHETARWTSPEGQERLREITAVYRPGLPQTCRLPGSFGVFAVLIMGEPERLHALLDVTVEACRRYGYAWELAHILHMRANMRANRGQWADLAIADADESLALFERLGDAWGAAEALSARAEAHERQLAYDAAARDFLAAIGYAEKIGAPSQQELLRARYADTLIEAGRIEEGEVILRQILDGHATGHEPQLGARLFLALALGRTGRTGEARAHLTALLEEFSSETLAVFEGFTLGSLAWIDVLEERYADALARVARAYERSLGPLSMMVVPQMPGVHLVVGAWALAGLGGESARTAALLLGARDALLPEGHREPGLERENLARATELARAALGEDAFAAAHAEGGGLSAEEAAALLGRAADAISERAES from the coding sequence GTGCGCTACTGCCTCCTGGGACCGACCCGTGTGCTGACCGCCGACGGCGACGAACTGCCCGTCGGCGGCCCCCGCGTCCGCGCCCTGCTCACCACGCTCGCCCTGCGGCCCGGCCGGGCGCTGCCGGTCTCCGTGCTCGTCGACGAGGTCTGGTTCGGCGACGAGCCGCCCGCCGACGCGGGAGGCGCCCTCCAGGCGCTGGTCGGGCGGCTGCGGAAGGCGCTCGGCCGGGACCGGATCCACTCCGCGGACGGCGGGTACCGGCTGGGGGCGGAGCGGGAGGACGTCGACCTGTTCCGGTTCGAGCGGCTGGCGGCGGACGGGTCGGCGGCGCTGGCCGCCGGGGACGCCGGGCGGGCGGCGGCGCTGCTCGACGAGGCCCTGGGGCTGTGGGCCGGGCCGGCCCTCGCCGACCTGCCCGACCGGCACGCCGAGGCCGCCCGCTGGGAGGCCCGCCGGCGGGACGCCCGGCGCGGCCGGCTGGCCGCCGACCTCGCCCTCGGCCGGGCCGCCGACGCCCTGCCCGAACTCACCGCCCTGTGTGCCGGACGGCCGCTGGACGAGCCGTTGCAGGCCCTGCGGATCCGGGCGCTGCGGGACACCGGCCGGGCCGCCGAGGCGCTGGCCGCGTACGAGGAGGTCCGCCGGACCCTCGCCGACCGGCTCGGCGCCGACCCCGGCCCCGAACTGCGCGCCCTGCACGAGCGGCTGCTCACGGCCGAGGCGCCGGCGTCGGCCCCCGCGCGCGCAACGGCCCCCGCCCCCGCTCCCGCCCTCGCACCCGCTCCCGGACCCGGCAATCTGCGGGCCCGGCTCACCTCCTTCGTCGGACGCGAGGAGGAGATCGCCGCCCTGCGCCAGGACCTGGGGGCCGCCCGCCTGGTGACCCTGCTCGGACCCGGCGGCGCCGGCAAGACCCGGCTCTCCCAGGAGGCCGCCGAACGGGCCGCCGACGCCTGGCCCGACGGCGTCTGGGTCGCCGAACTCGCCCCCGTCCGCGACCCGGAGACCGTCCCCGAGGCCGTCCTCGCCGCCCTCGGCGCCCGCGAGACCGTGCTCCGCGGCGCCGGAGCCGAGGAACTGCGCACCGCGGGCGACCCCTTGTCCCGGCTGGTGGAGTTCTGCGCGGGGCGGCGGATGCTGTTGCTTCTGGACAACTGTGAGCATGTGGTGGGGGCGGCGGCGCGGTTGGCGGAGTCGGTGCTGGCGCGGTGTGCGGGGGTGCGGATCCTGGCGACGAGCCGGGAGCCGTTGGGGGTGCCGGGGGAGCGGTTGCGGCCGTTGGGGCCGTTGCCGGAGGGGACGGCGTTGCGGTTGCTGGGGGAGCGGGGTGCGGCGGCGCGGCCGGGGTTCGTGGTGGGGGAGGACCTGGGGGCGGCGCGGGAGGTGGTGCGGCGGCTGGACGGGTTGCCGCTGGCGATCGAGCTGGCGGCGGCGCGGTTGCGGGTGTTGTCGGTGGGGCAGATCGCGGCGCGGCTGGACGACCGGTTCCGGTTGTTGTCGTCGGGGGCGCGGACGGTGTTGCCGCGGCAGCAGACGCTGCGGGCGGTGGTGGACTGGTCGTGGGAGTTGCTGGAGGGGCCGGAGCGGGCGGTGCTGCGGCGGCTGGCGGTGTTCACGGGCGGGTGTGATCTGGAGGCGGCGGAGGCGGTGTGCGCGGGTGCGGAGGGGGTGGATGTCCTGGACGTGCTGGGTGCGCTGGTGGACAAGTCGCTGGTGGTGTCGGCGCCGGAGGAGTCGGGGATGCGGTTCCGGTTGCTGGAGACGGTGGCGGAGTACGCGGGGGAGCGGCTGGACGAGGCGGGGGAGCGGGCGGCCGTCGAACGGGCCCACCTGACGTACTACCGCGAACTCGCCCGCACCACCGACCCCGAACTCCGCGGGGCCGGCCAGCTCGCCGCCATGGTCCGGCTCGACGCCGAGTACGGCAACGTCCGCACCGCGCTCGCCCGGGCCGTCGCCGCCCGCGACGAGGACGAGGCCCTCGTCCTCGTCCACGCCCTGCTCTGGTACTGGCAGCTGCGCGATCTGCGCTCCGACGCCCTCCAGGGGGTCCGGGCCGTCGCCGACCTGGGACCCGACCCGTTCACCCCGCCCGCCGCGCCCCTCGTGCCGCTCCACGAGCCGTGCACGGCGGCCCCGCCGCCGCTCTCCGAGGAGCAGCGCTGGGAGGCCCGGCGCGGCGTGCGGCTCGTCGAGCTGATCAACATGGACCACGAGACCGCCCGCTGGACGAGCCCCGAGGGCCAGGAACGGCTGCGCGAGATCACCGCCGTCTACCGGCCCGGGCTGCCGCAGACCTGCCGGCTCCCCGGCTCCTTCGGCGTCTTCGCCGTCCTCATCATGGGCGAGCCCGAGCGGCTGCACGCGCTCCTGGACGTCACCGTGGAGGCGTGCCGCCGGTACGGGTACGCCTGGGAGCTCGCCCACATCCTGCACATGCGCGCCAACATGCGGGCCAACCGCGGCCAGTGGGCCGACCTCGCGATCGCGGACGCCGACGAGAGCCTGGCGCTCTTCGAACGGCTCGGGGACGCCTGGGGCGCCGCCGAGGCGCTCTCCGCCCGCGCCGAGGCCCACGAGCGGCAGCTCGCCTACGACGCGGCCGCCCGCGACTTCCTCGCCGCGATCGGTTACGCGGAGAAGATCGGCGCCCCCTCCCAGCAGGAACTGCTGCGGGCCCGGTACGCCGACACCCTCATCGAGGCGGGCCGGATCGAGGAGGGCGAGGTGATCCTGCGGCAGATTCTGGACGGCCACGCCACCGGCCACGAGCCGCAGCTCGGCGCGCGTCTCTTCCTCGCGCTCGCCCTGGGCAGGACCGGCAGGACCGGCGAGGCCCGGGCGCATCTGACGGCCCTCCTGGAGGAGTTCAGCAGCGAGACCCTCGCCGTCTTCGAGGGCTTCACGCTCGGCAGCCTGGCCTGGATCGACGTCCTGGAGGAGCGGTACGCCGACGCGCTGGCGCGGGTCGCCCGGGCGTACGAGCGGTCCCTCGGCCCGCTGTCGATGATGGTGGTGCCGCAGATGCCCGGGGTCCACCTGGTCGTCGGGGCCTGGGCGCTCGCCGGGCTCGGCGGCGAGTCGGCGCGGACGGCGGCCCTGCTCCTCGGTGCGCGGGACGCCCTCCTGCCCGAGGGGCACCGGGAGCCGGGGCTGGAGCGGGAGAACCTGGCGCGGGCGACGGAGCTGGCCCGCGCGGCGCTCGGCGAGGACGCCTTCGCGGCGGCGCACGCCGAGGGCGGCGGCCTCTCCGCTGAGGAGGCCGCCGCCCTGCTCGGTCGCGCCGCCGACGCGATCAGTGAGCGCGCCGAGTCCTGA
- a CDS encoding site-2 protease family protein: protein MSSAAVRRQERRISPVFLAVSAVMGVTGWAVWTDFAALPGVAVFLFVTSAWIVSLCLHEYAHARTALHSGDVTVGAKGYLTLNPFAYTHAVLSVILPVLFVIMGGIGLPGGAVFVERDRIRGRWKHSLVSAAGPLANVLFAVVCTAPFWLGALDGVPDAFRYALAFLAFLQVTAALLNLLPVPGLDGYGILEPWLSYRAKRRIAPYAPYGFFVVIALLFVPAVNAAFFDTVDALMRSLGVDGRALGCGSALYRFWEGAPGGCPV, encoded by the coding sequence ATGAGTTCGGCCGCCGTCCGCCGCCAGGAGCGCCGGATCAGTCCCGTCTTCCTGGCGGTGTCCGCCGTCATGGGCGTCACCGGCTGGGCGGTGTGGACGGACTTCGCCGCGCTGCCCGGGGTGGCGGTCTTCCTCTTCGTCACCTCGGCGTGGATCGTCTCGCTCTGTCTGCACGAGTACGCGCACGCCCGCACGGCGCTGCACAGCGGGGACGTCACGGTGGGCGCCAAGGGCTATCTGACCCTGAACCCGTTCGCGTACACCCATGCCGTCCTGAGCGTGATCCTGCCGGTGCTCTTCGTGATCATGGGCGGGATCGGTCTGCCGGGCGGGGCCGTCTTCGTCGAGCGGGACCGGATCCGGGGCCGCTGGAAGCACAGCCTGGTGTCGGCGGCGGGGCCGCTGGCGAACGTGCTGTTCGCGGTGGTGTGCACGGCCCCGTTCTGGCTGGGCGCGCTCGACGGGGTGCCGGACGCGTTCCGGTACGCGCTGGCCTTCCTGGCGTTCCTGCAGGTGACGGCGGCGCTGCTGAACCTGCTGCCGGTGCCGGGCCTGGACGGCTACGGGATCCTGGAGCCCTGGCTGTCGTACCGGGCGAAGCGGCGGATCGCGCCGTACGCGCCGTACGGCTTCTTCGTGGTGATCGCCCTGCTCTTCGTGCCGGCGGTCAACGCCGCCTTCTTCGACACGGTCGACGCCCTGATGCGGTCCCTGGGGGTCGACGGCCGGGCCCTCGGCTGCGGCTCGGCCCTGTACCGCTTCTGGGAGGGCGCTCCGGGCGGCTGCCCGGTCTAG
- the npdG gene encoding NADPH-dependent F420 reductase — MTDSTPTPTPTPSPAPRAAKDPWDLPDVSGLVVGVLGGTGDQGRGLAYRLAAAGQQVIIGSRAADRAQAVAAEIGHGVQGADNAECARRSDVVIVAVPWDGHAKTLESLREELAGKLVVDCVNPLGFDKKGAYALKPEEGSAAEQAAALLPDSRVAAAFHHLSAVLLKDTSIAEIDTDVMVLGEERADVEIVQALAGRIPGMRGVFAGRLRNAHQVESLVANLISVNRRYKAHAGLRVTDV, encoded by the coding sequence ATGACTGACTCGACTCCGACTCCGACCCCCACTCCTTCCCCCGCGCCCCGCGCCGCCAAGGACCCCTGGGACCTCCCCGACGTCTCCGGACTCGTCGTCGGCGTCCTCGGCGGCACCGGCGACCAGGGCCGCGGCCTCGCCTACCGCCTCGCCGCCGCCGGCCAGCAGGTGATCATCGGCTCCCGCGCCGCCGACCGCGCCCAGGCCGTCGCCGCGGAGATCGGCCACGGCGTCCAGGGCGCCGACAACGCCGAGTGCGCCCGCCGCAGCGACGTCGTCATCGTCGCCGTGCCGTGGGACGGCCACGCCAAGACCCTGGAGTCGCTCCGCGAGGAGCTCGCCGGCAAGCTCGTCGTCGACTGCGTCAACCCGCTCGGCTTCGACAAGAAGGGCGCCTACGCCCTCAAGCCCGAGGAGGGCTCCGCCGCAGAGCAGGCCGCCGCGCTGCTCCCGGACTCCCGGGTCGCCGCCGCCTTCCACCACCTCTCCGCCGTGCTCCTCAAGGACACGTCGATCGCCGAGATCGACACCGACGTGATGGTCCTCGGCGAGGAGCGCGCCGACGTCGAGATCGTCCAGGCGCTGGCCGGCCGCATCCCCGGCATGCGCGGCGTCTTCGCAGGCCGGCTGCGCAACGCCCACCAGGTCGAGTCGCTGGTCGCCAACCTGATCTCGGTGAACCGCCGCTACAAGGCGCACGCCGGCCTGCGCGTCACCGACGTCTGA
- a CDS encoding MFS transporter — protein MRSRLAAVLPDTSPWRSSRDFRLLWGQGLVTYFASAMAMVALPLQIKELTDSPLAVGAMGAVELVPLVVFGLYGGALADAVDRRRVIVGTEAGLGLLALLLLLNSLLGKPLLWPLYVVAAGVSALAGLQRPALDSLLARIVPHEQQTAAAALNSLRWQLGAIAGPAVAGLVVAYAGHATAYAVTLAGFAVSVLMCRRLSPAPPAHDAEKPSLRSIAEGARYAWSRPVLLGTYAIDLAAMVFAFPNAIFPFLADDLDAEWSLGLMYAAGSVGSLVLGLTSGWTSRVRRHGLLVAGGAAGWGLAIAGAGWFGNVWLVLLCLAFAGAGDMLSGLGRSTIWNQTIPEELRGRLAGIEVLSYSVGPQLGQVRAGVMAGWTGTRTAVWAGGVACVASVGLLCLALPKLLRYDSGTDEDALRRKARQEATAAGPA, from the coding sequence TTGCGTTCGCGGCTCGCCGCCGTGCTCCCCGACACCTCCCCCTGGCGCTCCTCCCGGGACTTCCGGCTGCTGTGGGGCCAGGGGCTCGTCACCTACTTCGCCAGCGCCATGGCGATGGTGGCGCTGCCGCTGCAGATCAAGGAGCTGACGGACTCGCCGCTCGCCGTGGGCGCGATGGGCGCGGTGGAGCTGGTGCCGCTGGTGGTCTTCGGGCTGTACGGCGGGGCGCTGGCGGACGCGGTGGACCGGCGGCGGGTGATCGTCGGGACGGAGGCCGGGCTCGGGCTGCTCGCGCTGCTGTTGCTGCTGAACTCGCTGCTCGGCAAACCGCTGCTGTGGCCGCTGTACGTGGTCGCCGCGGGCGTGTCCGCGCTGGCGGGGCTCCAGCGGCCGGCGCTCGACTCGCTGCTGGCCCGGATCGTGCCGCACGAGCAGCAGACCGCGGCGGCCGCGCTGAACTCGCTGCGCTGGCAGCTGGGGGCGATCGCGGGGCCGGCGGTGGCGGGCCTGGTCGTGGCGTACGCGGGGCACGCGACGGCGTACGCGGTGACGCTGGCGGGCTTCGCGGTGTCGGTGCTGATGTGCCGCCGTCTCTCCCCCGCGCCGCCGGCGCACGACGCGGAGAAGCCGTCGCTGCGGTCGATCGCGGAGGGCGCGCGGTACGCCTGGTCGCGGCCGGTGCTGCTGGGCACGTACGCGATCGACCTGGCGGCGATGGTCTTCGCCTTCCCGAACGCGATCTTCCCGTTCCTCGCGGACGACCTGGACGCGGAGTGGTCGCTGGGGCTGATGTACGCGGCCGGGTCGGTCGGGTCCCTGGTGCTCGGGCTGACCAGCGGCTGGACGTCACGGGTGCGGCGGCACGGACTCCTGGTGGCGGGCGGCGCGGCGGGCTGGGGACTGGCGATCGCGGGCGCGGGCTGGTTCGGGAACGTGTGGCTGGTGCTGCTGTGCCTGGCGTTCGCGGGCGCCGGGGACATGCTGAGCGGGCTCGGGCGGTCGACGATCTGGAACCAGACGATCCCGGAGGAGCTGCGCGGCCGGCTGGCGGGCATCGAGGTGCTCTCGTACAGCGTGGGCCCGCAGCTCGGCCAGGTGCGGGCGGGGGTGATGGCCGGCTGGACCGGTACCCGTACCGCCGTGTGGGCGGGCGGCGTCGCCTGCGTGGCCTCGGTGGGCCTGCTGTGCCTGGCGCTGCCGAAGCTGCTGCGGTACGACTCCGGCACGGACGAGGACGCCCTGCGCCGGAAGGCCCGGCAGGAGGCGACGGCGGCCGGGCCCGCGTGA
- the map gene encoding type I methionyl aminopeptidase has product MSGQSLLVPGELSPTRSVPGSIRRPEYVGKPAPTPYTGPEVQDSDTIERMRIAGRIAAQAMEEAAKHIAPGVTTDELDRVAHEFMCDHGAYPSTLGYRGFPKSLCASVNEVICHGIPDSTVLRDGDIVNLDVTAYIGGVHGDNNATYLCGDVDEESRLLVERTRESLNRAIKAVKPGRQINIIGRVIESYAKRFGYGVVRDFTGHGINSSFHSGLIVPHYDSPHHTTVIQPGMTFTIEPMLTLGTHEYDMWDDGWTVVTKDRKRTAQFEHTLVVTETGADILTLP; this is encoded by the coding sequence ATGTCTGGCCAGTCGCTTCTCGTTCCGGGGGAGCTCTCCCCCACCCGCTCCGTCCCGGGCTCGATCCGCCGCCCCGAGTACGTCGGGAAGCCCGCACCCACCCCGTACACGGGGCCCGAGGTGCAGGATTCCGACACGATCGAACGGATGCGGATCGCCGGCCGCATCGCCGCTCAGGCGATGGAGGAGGCCGCCAAGCACATCGCCCCGGGCGTCACCACCGACGAGCTCGACCGGGTCGCGCACGAGTTCATGTGCGACCACGGCGCCTACCCGTCCACGCTGGGCTACCGCGGCTTCCCCAAGTCGCTGTGCGCCTCGGTCAACGAGGTCATCTGCCACGGCATCCCGGACTCCACCGTCCTGCGGGACGGCGACATCGTGAACCTGGACGTCACCGCGTACATCGGCGGCGTGCACGGCGACAACAACGCCACCTACCTCTGCGGCGACGTCGACGAGGAGTCGCGGCTGCTCGTGGAGCGCACCCGGGAGTCGCTGAACCGCGCCATCAAGGCGGTGAAGCCGGGCCGGCAGATCAACATCATCGGCCGGGTCATCGAGTCGTACGCCAAGCGCTTCGGCTACGGCGTCGTCCGCGACTTCACCGGGCACGGCATCAACTCGTCCTTCCACTCCGGCCTGATCGTCCCGCACTACGACTCGCCCCACCACACCACCGTCATCCAGCCCGGCATGACCTTCACGATCGAGCCGATGCTGACCCTCGGCACCCACGAGTACGACATGTGGGACGACGGCTGGACCGTGGTGACGAAGGACCGCAAGCGGACGGCGCAGTTCGAGCACACCCTGGTGGTGACCGAGACGGGAGCGGACATCCTGACGCTTCCCTGA
- a CDS encoding heme oxygenase (biliverdin-producing), with protein MDTPFSTVIRTASHEQHTEAETSSFMGDLLGGRLGVDAYARYTEQLWFVYRALEEGAEALREDPVAGPFIQPELFRTAALEADLAHLRGPGWRAGATALPATEAYAARVAECAREWPAGYVAHHYTRYLGDLSGGQIIRDKAERTWGFDRKGDGVRFYVFDAIGNPAAFKRAYRELLDGVNADDLEKQRIVDECKRAFAFNTAVFRELGGEFPLSA; from the coding sequence TTGGACACGCCCTTCTCCACCGTCATCCGCACGGCCTCGCACGAGCAGCACACGGAGGCGGAGACGTCGTCCTTCATGGGCGACCTCCTCGGCGGGCGGCTCGGGGTGGACGCCTACGCCCGCTACACCGAACAGCTGTGGTTCGTGTACCGGGCGCTGGAGGAGGGTGCGGAGGCGCTGCGCGAGGACCCGGTCGCCGGCCCGTTCATACAGCCCGAGCTGTTCCGCACGGCCGCCCTGGAGGCGGACCTCGCCCATCTGCGCGGTCCCGGGTGGCGCGCCGGCGCCACGGCGCTGCCGGCCACCGAGGCGTACGCGGCGCGGGTCGCCGAGTGCGCCCGCGAGTGGCCCGCCGGCTACGTCGCCCACCACTACACGCGCTACCTGGGCGATCTGTCGGGCGGTCAGATCATCCGCGACAAGGCCGAGCGGACCTGGGGCTTCGACCGCAAGGGCGACGGGGTGCGGTTCTACGTCTTCGACGCGATCGGCAATCCGGCGGCGTTCAAGCGGGCCTACCGCGAACTCCTCGACGGGGTGAACGCGGACGACCTGGAGAAGCAGCGGATCGTCGACGAGTGCAAGCGGGCCTTCGCCTTCAACACGGCCGTCTTCCGCGAGCTGGGCGGCGAGTTCCCGCTCAGCGCGTGA